In Candidatus Leptovillus gracilis, a single window of DNA contains:
- a CDS encoding dihydrofolate reductase, producing the protein MIISLIAAMDKNRMIGQNGRLPWRLPADMQHFVALTMGKPVIVGRKTYDSIQPKYKPLHGRTNIILTHSLDYAAPGCIVVHTIDEALAAAGDAPEVMVIGGANTYEQFLPLADRLYLTIIHAEFDGDAAFPPYDATAWRVTSDEAHLADDKNPYRYQFLTLENCQLSIANSQLPTVDN; encoded by the coding sequence ATGATCATCTCACTAATCGCCGCTATGGATAAAAACCGCATGATTGGGCAGAACGGCCGTCTCCCCTGGCGTTTGCCGGCCGATATGCAGCATTTTGTCGCCCTGACAATGGGTAAACCGGTCATTGTGGGGCGCAAGACCTATGACTCCATCCAGCCAAAATACAAACCACTGCACGGCCGTACCAACATCATCCTCACCCACAGTCTGGATTATGCTGCGCCGGGCTGCATCGTTGTTCACACCATTGACGAGGCGTTAGCCGCCGCCGGCGATGCGCCAGAAGTGATGGTCATCGGCGGGGCGAACACTTACGAGCAATTCCTGCCGCTGGCTGACCGCCTCTACCTCACCATCATCCACGCCGAATTCGACGGCGACGCCGCCTTCCCACCCTACGACGCCACCGCCTGGCGCGTCACCAGCGACGAAGCCCACCTGGCGGATGATAAAAACCCCTACCGCTACCAATTCCTGACCCTGGAGAATTGTCAATTGTCAATAGCCAATAGCCAATTGCCAACCGTTGACAATTGA
- a CDS encoding tetratricopeptide repeat protein, with protein sequence MTELQLRLLGNLQIGRASQQDITLNFSTKAQALLCYLAETGHTQQRTTLVGLLWGERPEEDARRSLRVEFTKMRPYLDDHLDITRLTAAFLRESPYWLDTEAFTHFLNLAQTADSASERAYLREAVNLYRGEFMAGFMVSDAPDFEEWVLACRERYRQLAIQALTRLTDICLEQQDHSAGIEYAQQVLVIDSWREEAHQQLMRLLLLDGQRTAALRQYEICRQVLADELGIEPAEQTQTLAAQIRQMETGQVLADKRPFPPPTAATPTALPFQPPDLIPHFLGREAELDDLAARLADSAARPIIGLVGMGGVGKSSLAIHLAHRLRARFADGVLWADAASEPTTIAARWAAAFGYDFNSLPTVSERLAAVRRLLADKHLLIVLDDVTVAARVKPLLPEDGRSAILFTTRSADIADALGAVGVNLDVLTPENGRSLLASIIGQARVQAESAAAEEIVHGLQHLPLALSIAGRYLAARPRRRLTDFARRLSNEVERLRLLTVGDTAVLSSFNISWQALDGEHQRVFALLGVFNGRGFTAEAIAYIADLDPYLAQDRLDRLVSLSLLNEHSERHYRQHALLADFARDKIGPNDDQPIGRMVDYFRQFSRRHHADYRLLTLEWDNLDAALDIAYRRQSWEQVFEFAQMLHAAWFARGRFELARQANEWGVRAAQAVNDSYQEARALYRWGRAALEQADLQVAADLFQRSLALFRQINNPAGIADCLYDLARIAITQGELYEDVSALLVESLHIREQLGDQAGVAAVLFRQSRLAESYNQKDEAEALALQALALQEAAGDKLAMVRTLHHLTWTYIGLDGLADKAVAFADRALQLAEEVDDVGELALAWYARGGAARVQGKYDEALYWLGKSYEPLQRMGDKHSVGLVLYLKMLIYRDAARYEEALVNAEQCASIFTELGDKRRVAWTVGNIARLHHKLGRTVEVRPLLMESVALATAVQDTVWVGKMQMALDSLDEASSGE encoded by the coding sequence ATGACCGAACTTCAACTTAGGCTGTTGGGCAATCTGCAAATCGGGCGAGCAAGCCAACAGGACATCACGCTGAACTTCTCGACGAAAGCGCAGGCTTTGCTCTGTTACCTGGCGGAAACGGGCCATACCCAACAGCGAACCACGCTGGTTGGCCTGTTGTGGGGCGAAAGACCGGAGGAGGATGCCCGGCGCAGTTTACGAGTCGAGTTCACCAAGATGCGCCCATACCTGGACGACCACCTGGACATTACCCGGTTAACGGCCGCATTCCTTCGTGAAAGCCCCTATTGGTTAGATACCGAAGCCTTCACCCACTTTTTGAACCTGGCGCAAACGGCCGACAGCGCCTCTGAACGCGCTTACCTGCGTGAAGCTGTCAACCTGTACCGGGGCGAATTTATGGCCGGATTTATGGTGTCTGACGCCCCAGATTTTGAGGAATGGGTGTTGGCCTGCCGCGAACGGTATCGCCAGTTGGCGATTCAGGCGTTGACCCGGCTGACAGATATTTGCCTGGAACAGCAAGATCATTCCGCCGGAATTGAGTATGCGCAGCAGGTGTTGGTGATTGATTCCTGGCGCGAAGAGGCCCACCAACAGTTGATGCGCTTGCTGCTGCTAGACGGCCAGCGCACGGCCGCGCTGCGGCAGTATGAGATTTGTCGCCAGGTGTTGGCCGACGAATTGGGCATTGAGCCAGCAGAACAAACGCAAACGTTGGCTGCCCAAATCCGCCAGATGGAGACGGGGCAGGTGTTGGCCGATAAACGGCCGTTCCCCCCACCCACCGCCGCCACACCCACGGCCCTGCCGTTCCAACCACCCGATCTCATTCCCCACTTCCTGGGCCGCGAGGCCGAACTGGACGACCTGGCCGCTCGTCTGGCCGATTCCGCTGCCCGGCCCATAATCGGTTTGGTGGGCATGGGTGGGGTTGGCAAATCGTCGTTGGCGATTCATCTGGCCCATCGTCTGCGCGCCCGGTTTGCCGATGGCGTGTTGTGGGCCGACGCCGCCAGCGAACCAACAACCATCGCCGCCCGCTGGGCCGCCGCCTTTGGCTACGACTTCAACAGCCTGCCCACCGTGTCTGAAAGATTGGCTGCCGTGCGCCGTTTGTTAGCCGACAAGCATCTGCTCATTGTGTTGGATGATGTGACGGTGGCCGCTCGTGTGAAGCCGCTGCTGCCCGAAGATGGCCGCAGCGCCATCCTTTTTACCACCCGCAGCGCCGACATCGCCGACGCCCTGGGCGCGGTCGGCGTGAATCTGGATGTGCTGACGCCTGAGAACGGCCGTTCCTTGTTAGCCAGCATCATCGGCCAGGCGCGTGTTCAGGCCGAAAGCGCCGCCGCCGAAGAGATTGTCCACGGCTTACAACACCTGCCGTTGGCCCTGTCCATTGCCGGGCGCTATCTGGCCGCCCGCCCGCGCCGCCGCCTGACCGATTTTGCCCGCCGCCTGTCCAACGAGGTGGAGCGGCTGAGGCTGCTTACGGTGGGGGATACGGCCGTATTGTCTTCCTTCAACATTAGCTGGCAGGCGCTCGATGGTGAACATCAACGGGTGTTTGCGTTGTTGGGGGTATTTAACGGCCGTGGTTTCACCGCCGAAGCCATCGCCTACATCGCCGATTTAGACCCGTATCTGGCGCAAGACCGTCTAGATCGGCTGGTCTCGCTCTCCCTGCTCAATGAACACTCGGAACGCCACTACCGCCAGCACGCCTTGCTGGCCGACTTCGCCCGCGACAAAATAGGCCCCAACGATGACCAGCCTATCGGCCGCATGGTAGACTATTTCCGCCAATTTTCCCGCCGCCACCACGCAGACTACCGCCTGCTGACGCTGGAATGGGACAATCTGGATGCGGCTCTGGATATCGCCTATCGGCGTCAATCATGGGAACAGGTGTTTGAATTTGCCCAGATGCTGCACGCGGCCTGGTTTGCCCGCGGGCGCTTTGAGTTGGCGCGGCAGGCGAACGAGTGGGGCGTCAGGGCCGCGCAAGCGGTGAACGATAGTTATCAGGAGGCGCGTGCCCTTTACCGCTGGGGACGGGCTGCCCTGGAGCAAGCCGATCTACAAGTTGCCGCCGATCTGTTTCAACGCAGTTTGGCCTTGTTCCGGCAGATCAACAATCCGGCCGGCATTGCCGATTGCCTGTACGACCTGGCGCGCATCGCCATCACCCAGGGCGAATTGTATGAGGATGTGTCGGCCTTGCTGGTCGAAAGCCTGCACATCCGCGAGCAGTTGGGTGACCAGGCGGGCGTTGCCGCTGTGTTGTTTCGCCAATCCCGGCTGGCTGAATCTTATAACCAAAAGGATGAGGCTGAAGCGTTGGCTTTGCAGGCGTTGGCCCTGCAAGAAGCAGCCGGCGACAAACTGGCTATGGTGCGCACGCTGCATCATCTAACCTGGACTTATATTGGTCTTGATGGTCTGGCCGATAAGGCTGTGGCCTTTGCGGACCGCGCCCTGCAGCTGGCCGAAGAGGTGGACGACGTGGGTGAATTGGCCCTGGCCTGGTATGCGCGAGGCGGCGCGGCGCGTGTACAGGGTAAGTATGACGAGGCGTTGTATTGGCTGGGAAAAAGTTATGAACCTTTGCAGCGCATGGGCGATAAACATTCTGTGGGGTTGGTGCTTTATCTGAAGATGCTTATTTATCGCGATGCAGCGCGTTATGAGGAAGCGCTGGTGAACGCGGAACAATGTGCGTCCATTTTTACTGAATTGGGCGATAAGCGGCGAGTCGCCTGGACGGTAGGCAATATAGCCCGACTTCATCACAAATTGGGACGAACCGTCGAGGTTCGTCCCCTGTTAATGGAATCGGTCGCGTTGGCAACTGCGGTGCAAGACACCGTTTGGGTGGGAAAGATGCAAATGGCTTTGGATTCGCTGGATGAGGCGTCGAGTGGGGAGTAG
- a CDS encoding thymidylate synthase, with protein sequence MKQYLNLMQHILDNGVRKEDRTGTGTLSVFGYQMRFDLAAGFPAVTTKKLHLRSIIYELLWFLQGDTNVKYLQDHGVTIWDEWADEHGDLGPVYGYQWRSWPACDGRTIDQIAQLITRLQSSPDSRRHIVSAWNPAGVDQMALPPCHTLFQFYVANGRLSCQLYQRSADVFLGVPFNIASYALLTLMVAQVCGYQPGEFIHTFGDAHLYLNHLDQARLQLSRQPYPLPHLALNPGVGSIFAFHYEDFTLHNYQSHPAIKAPIAV encoded by the coding sequence ATGAAACAATACCTGAATTTGATGCAGCATATTCTCGACAACGGCGTTCGCAAAGAAGACCGCACCGGCACGGGCACGCTGAGTGTCTTTGGCTATCAGATGCGCTTTGATTTAGCCGCCGGTTTCCCGGCCGTGACGACCAAAAAGCTCCACCTGCGCTCCATCATCTATGAGCTGCTGTGGTTTTTGCAAGGTGATACCAACGTGAAGTATCTGCAAGATCATGGCGTGACCATTTGGGATGAGTGGGCCGACGAGCATGGCGACCTGGGTCCGGTGTATGGCTACCAGTGGCGCAGTTGGCCGGCGTGCGACGGCCGTACCATAGACCAGATAGCCCAGCTCATCACCCGCTTGCAAAGCAGCCCGGATTCGCGCCGCCACATCGTTAGCGCCTGGAACCCGGCGGGCGTGGACCAGATGGCCCTGCCGCCCTGCCATACATTGTTTCAATTTTATGTGGCCAACGGCCGTCTCTCTTGCCAGCTTTACCAACGCAGCGCCGATGTGTTTTTGGGTGTGCCCTTCAACATCGCTTCTTACGCGCTGCTGACGTTGATGGTGGCCCAGGTTTGCGGCTATCAGCCCGGCGAATTTATCCACACATTTGGCGACGCCCACCTCTACCTCAACCACCTGGATCAGGCGCGTTTGCAGCTTTCGCGCCAGCCTTATCCACTGCCGCATCTGGCGCTGAATCCTGGCGTTGGCTCCATCTTCGCCTTCCACTACGAAGATTTCACCTTGCACAACTACCAAAGCCACCCGGCCATCAAAGCGCCCATTGCTGTGTAG
- a CDS encoding thiolase family protein, which produces MNEVAIINAVRTPIGRHGGALADVRPDDLAALVVRAVVDQAGIDPHIIEEVYLGCANQAGEDNRDVARMAALLAGLPQQVAAVTFNRLCASGLNAVNQAARAIMAGEGDVFIAGGVESMSRAPYSFPKNARAWGPPGNITGYDTTLGWRYPNPQMAELFPLEAMGETAENIYEMSRDGQIAGGEISRAEQDAFAYESQRRACEAINNGRFRAEILPVPLPQRKGDPLLVDTDEHPRIRRAADGYELDTTLEMLAQLRPAFRKGGTVTAGNASGLNDGASALLLMSRQKADELGLKPLARWVASAAAGLDPRVMGLGPVAATHKALRRANLTLADVNLVELNEAFAVQSLAVMRELGLDPAIVNVNGGAIALGHPLGCSGARILTTLLHEMGRRANEGATMRFGLATLCVGVGQGEATVIELL; this is translated from the coding sequence ATGAACGAAGTTGCCATTATCAACGCAGTACGCACCCCCATCGGGCGGCACGGCGGCGCATTGGCCGATGTGCGCCCTGATGACCTGGCCGCCCTGGTCGTGAGGGCGGTTGTAGACCAGGCCGGCATTGATCCGCACATTATTGAAGAGGTATACCTGGGCTGCGCCAACCAGGCTGGTGAGGATAACCGCGATGTGGCGCGAATGGCGGCGCTGTTGGCCGGGCTGCCGCAGCAGGTGGCCGCCGTCACCTTTAACCGGCTGTGCGCCAGCGGCCTGAACGCCGTCAATCAGGCGGCGCGGGCCATCATGGCCGGCGAAGGCGACGTCTTTATCGCCGGCGGCGTGGAATCTATGAGCCGCGCACCGTACTCTTTCCCTAAAAATGCGCGCGCCTGGGGGCCGCCGGGCAATATCACCGGCTACGACACCACGCTGGGTTGGCGCTACCCCAATCCCCAAATGGCCGAGCTGTTCCCGCTGGAAGCGATGGGCGAAACGGCCGAAAATATCTACGAGATGAGCCGCGATGGGCAGATCGCCGGCGGCGAGATCAGCCGGGCCGAGCAAGACGCCTTCGCCTACGAGAGCCAGCGTCGGGCGTGCGAGGCGATCAACAACGGCCGTTTCCGCGCCGAAATCCTGCCTGTGCCCCTGCCGCAGCGCAAGGGCGACCCCCTGCTGGTAGACACTGATGAACATCCACGCATCCGCCGCGCCGCCGATGGCTACGAACTGGATACCACCCTGGAAATGCTGGCCCAACTGCGCCCTGCCTTTCGCAAAGGGGGCACAGTGACGGCCGGTAACGCCAGCGGCCTGAATGATGGCGCATCCGCCCTGCTGCTGATGTCGCGCCAGAAGGCGGACGAGTTGGGCCTGAAGCCGCTGGCGCGCTGGGTGGCTTCGGCGGCGGCCGGGTTAGACCCCCGCGTGATGGGTCTGGGGCCGGTGGCGGCCACGCATAAGGCGCTGCGCCGGGCCAACCTGACCTTGGCCGATGTGAACCTGGTGGAGTTGAACGAAGCGTTTGCCGTGCAGTCGCTGGCGGTGATGCGCGAATTGGGTCTGGACCCGGCCATCGTCAACGTGAACGGCGGGGCGATTGCTCTGGGCCACCCGTTGGGCTGCTCCGGAGCGCGCATCCTGACGACGCTGCTGCATGAAATGGGCCGCCGGGCGAACGAAGGCGCGACGATGCGCTTTGGTCTGGCGACCTTGTGTGTAGGTGTTGGGCAGGGGGAAGCGACGGTTATTGAGCTGCTGTAG
- a CDS encoding glycosyltransferase has protein sequence MYKQTHFLLPTIGSAGDVHPVISLGRGLQARGHQVTITTSAYFEPLIRQMGLEFIPLGTAEAYQQAAANPLLWHPTKAFEFTALQFLLPATRTLYAILQAMDPRKTVVIAPSLAFGARLAQEKLGIPMISAHLQAAVLRSVHQAPVNGPVILPDWLPPSLKSLWFRLMDGGVVDPVVLPELNRFRTELGLPPIRRVFHQWMHSTQLVLGLFPDWYAPPQPDWPPHTQLTGFIHFERETERPFPPAIHDFLENGSPPILFTPGSAMQHGARFFQAALEACQLLGRRGLFVSSHAEQMPTNLPDTICCAPYLPFSQVLPRTAALVFHGGVGTMAQGLAAGIPLLVMPMSHDQPDNAARLKRLGVGEYLWPQKFTGTAVARKLDHLLNDTAVAANSRRCAARINFNQALHDSCAAIEQFANNTCR, from the coding sequence ATGTACAAACAAACCCATTTCCTACTGCCCACCATCGGCAGCGCCGGCGATGTGCATCCGGTGATTAGCCTGGGGCGTGGGCTGCAAGCACGCGGCCACCAGGTCACCATCACCACCAGCGCCTACTTTGAACCCCTGATCCGCCAAATGGGCCTGGAGTTTATCCCATTGGGCACGGCCGAAGCCTACCAGCAAGCTGCAGCGAACCCACTCCTATGGCATCCCACCAAAGCGTTTGAATTCACTGCCCTCCAGTTTCTCCTCCCGGCCACTCGCACCTTATACGCCATTTTGCAGGCAATGGATCCCCGGAAGACGGTGGTGATTGCGCCGTCGCTGGCCTTTGGCGCGCGGTTGGCCCAAGAGAAATTGGGCATCCCGATGATTTCCGCCCATTTGCAAGCGGCCGTTTTGCGCAGCGTTCATCAAGCGCCGGTCAATGGCCCTGTCATTCTGCCAGATTGGCTGCCCCCATCGCTAAAAAGCCTCTGGTTCCGCCTGATGGATGGGGGCGTGGTAGACCCGGTTGTGCTGCCAGAACTCAATCGGTTCCGCACCGAATTGGGCCTGCCGCCCATCCGCCGCGTCTTCCACCAATGGATGCACTCCACGCAGTTGGTGTTGGGGCTTTTCCCCGATTGGTACGCGCCGCCGCAGCCCGATTGGCCGCCACATACCCAATTAACCGGCTTTATCCACTTTGAGCGGGAGACGGAACGGCCGTTCCCCCCGGCCATCCATGATTTCTTAGAAAACGGCAGCCCACCCATCCTCTTTACGCCCGGCTCGGCCATGCAGCACGGGGCGCGGTTCTTTCAGGCGGCTCTGGAAGCGTGTCAATTATTGGGGCGGCGCGGCCTGTTCGTCTCCAGCCACGCCGAACAGATGCCAACCAATCTGCCCGATACCATCTGCTGTGCGCCCTACTTGCCCTTTAGCCAGGTGTTACCACGTACAGCCGCGCTGGTGTTTCATGGCGGTGTCGGCACGATGGCCCAGGGGTTGGCCGCCGGGATTCCGCTGCTGGTGATGCCCATGAGCCACGACCAGCCAGACAACGCTGCGCGCCTGAAGCGGTTGGGCGTAGGCGAGTATTTATGGCCGCAGAAGTTTACCGGCACGGCCGTTGCCCGCAAATTAGACCACCTGCTGAACGATACGGCCGTGGCCGCCAACAGCCGCCGCTGCGCCGCACGCATCAACTTCAACCAGGCGCTGCACGACAGCTGCGCCGCCATTGAGCAGTTTGCCAACAACACCTGCCGCTAG
- the hutH gene encoding histidine ammonia-lyase, whose amino-acid sequence MTPLTISGDQLQVDDVVAVANGRSVRLNPDVLTKIQRSRQAVDDLVARGEVVYGITTGFGRFKDKIISAAEVRQLQVNLVRSHAVGVGPDLPERVVRAMLLVRANTLALGYSGVRPELIYLLLDMLNAGVHPRIPAQGSLGASGDLAPLAHLALVVIGEGEAWHQGELMDGRSALLRAGLRPLELQAKEGLALLNGTAFMVGMGALQVRRAINLALTADVAASLSLEALHGTDRAFDERVHRVRPHPRQIDCAAFLRRVLAGSQFLRGHDSRNVQDPYTLRCVPQVHGAVRDAIAYAQWVIGIELNAVNDNPIIFVDEATGETDVISAGNFHGEPIAIAMDYMGLALTELGNMSERRVARLVDADSNGGVLPMFLTQNGGLESGLMMVQYTAAALASENKVLAHPASADSIPSSANIEDHVSMGATAVRQVAQILDHVETIVAIELLAAAQGIDFRRQQMGGQPVQGVGTQAAYTLIRQKVPFLAQDAVLAPYIEATRRLVATAAIKEAVEACLTPIP is encoded by the coding sequence ATGACTCCTTTGACGATTTCTGGCGATCAATTACAGGTAGATGACGTGGTGGCGGTGGCCAACGGCCGTTCCGTGCGCCTGAACCCAGATGTTCTAACCAAAATCCAGCGCTCCCGTCAGGCGGTGGATGATCTGGTCGCTCGCGGCGAGGTTGTTTATGGCATCACCACTGGCTTTGGCCGGTTCAAGGACAAAATCATCTCCGCGGCCGAAGTCCGGCAGCTTCAGGTGAATCTGGTGCGCAGCCATGCCGTCGGCGTGGGGCCAGACCTGCCAGAGCGCGTGGTGCGGGCCATGTTGTTGGTGCGCGCCAATACTCTGGCTCTGGGCTACTCCGGCGTGCGCCCGGAACTCATCTACCTGCTGCTGGATATGCTCAACGCCGGGGTTCACCCGCGCATCCCGGCGCAAGGCTCCCTGGGCGCCAGCGGTGATCTGGCCCCGTTGGCCCATTTGGCCCTGGTGGTCATTGGCGAAGGCGAGGCGTGGCATCAGGGAGAATTGATGGACGGCCGTTCCGCCCTGCTGCGGGCTGGGTTACGGCCGTTAGAGCTTCAGGCCAAAGAAGGGTTGGCGCTGCTCAACGGCACAGCCTTCATGGTTGGCATGGGCGCGCTGCAAGTGCGCCGGGCCATCAACCTGGCCCTCACCGCCGATGTCGCCGCCAGCCTCAGCCTGGAGGCGCTGCACGGCACAGACCGCGCCTTCGACGAGCGCGTGCATCGCGTCCGCCCCCATCCCCGCCAGATTGACTGCGCCGCCTTCTTGCGCCGCGTCCTGGCCGGCAGCCAATTCCTACGCGGCCACGATTCGCGCAATGTCCAAGACCCTTACACCCTGCGCTGCGTGCCCCAGGTGCATGGCGCGGTGCGCGACGCCATCGCCTACGCCCAATGGGTCATCGGCATCGAACTCAACGCCGTCAACGACAACCCCATCATCTTTGTGGATGAGGCGACCGGTGAAACAGACGTGATTTCGGCCGGTAATTTTCATGGCGAACCGATCGCCATTGCCATGGATTACATGGGGCTGGCCCTGACCGAGTTGGGCAACATGAGCGAGCGCCGCGTCGCCCGGCTGGTAGACGCCGACAGCAACGGTGGTGTGCTGCCGATGTTCCTGACACAAAACGGCGGCCTGGAAAGCGGGCTGATGATGGTCCAATATACGGCCGCTGCCCTGGCTTCAGAAAACAAAGTGCTGGCCCATCCCGCCAGCGCCGACTCCATCCCCAGCAGCGCCAACATTGAAGACCACGTGAGTATGGGAGCAACGGCCGTGCGCCAGGTCGCTCAAATCCTCGACCATGTGGAAACCATCGTCGCCATCGAACTGCTGGCAGCCGCGCAGGGCATAGATTTCCGCCGCCAGCAGATGGGTGGGCAGCCAGTCCAGGGGGTGGGCACACAGGCGGCCTACACCCTCATCCGGCAAAAGGTTCCCTTCCTGGCGCAAGATGCCGTTTTAGCCCCCTATATCGAAGCCACGCGCCGCCTTGTCGCCACCGCCGCCATCAAAGAAGCCGTTGAAGCCTGCCTGACGCCAATCCCTTAA
- a CDS encoding ATP-dependent Clp protease ATP-binding subunit, which translates to MNNLNPNIPSPELSRLMTTAVTKLRDYQLTLLTPQLLLRVFLDDNTAVAHQILRRLQKERGFDWDDLVRRVEQVTHLSKGRDAKFNYTDDFGKDTPLADETLIILDEGLTLAQSREELKVNSGHALAAMAQKNVTTYAVLQRIGITTEAVIELLAESSADGMPIIFDYVDDAQRGQAQAVYQREALLNELISLLALTRRRHVILVGPEGAGKRTLVYSLAQLLAEGKGPTGLRSVVEINEPALLENPLATMRVALRRSSGGILLVPEIERFFADRLRARLPENVTRELHKAMLGGEHVIIGTATPGVYDRLNSDPIIRQNTQRLDVPAATKAEATAMLLFHQQRLEQEYEIEVTRESLETAVTLAGQYIKTIALPAAAVQLADRACALVRMVKQEHIANLPQVEADGRLSPDDVMVAASQMTKIPIAKLSADERGKYANMVDHLHQRIIGQEEAILAISRAVKTARVGLRDPKRPIGSFLFLGPSGVGKTELAKALAEFMFGTEQAMLVLDMSEYQEEASVNRLIGSPPGYVGHEAGGQLTNFVRERPYTVVLFDEVEKAHQRVFDVLLQVLEEGRLTDSQGRLATFGETVVIMTSNLGSGHMQVPVIGQLERERVLNDVNRFFRPEFLNRLDEIILFHQLDNEQLARILDLLLKKELQLAGNQGIQLTLTDEAKVWLLAQNDEPQFGARPLRRIIARHLREPLADFLLREGGERPSGSQTTITIAVNELGLDFQI; encoded by the coding sequence ATGAACAACCTAAACCCCAACATCCCTTCCCCCGAATTGTCCCGGCTGATGACGACGGCCGTTACCAAACTGCGCGACTATCAGCTTACCCTGCTCACGCCGCAGCTGTTGCTGCGGGTGTTTTTGGACGATAATACGGCCGTTGCCCATCAGATTTTGCGCCGCCTGCAAAAAGAGCGCGGCTTCGATTGGGACGATCTGGTGCGGCGCGTGGAACAAGTGACCCACCTCAGCAAAGGGCGCGACGCCAAATTTAACTATACCGACGACTTTGGCAAAGACACGCCGCTGGCCGATGAAACCCTCATTATCCTGGATGAAGGGCTGACCCTGGCCCAATCACGCGAAGAACTCAAGGTCAACAGCGGCCACGCTCTGGCAGCGATGGCGCAAAAAAATGTGACCACGTATGCTGTTTTGCAGCGCATCGGTATCACCACGGAAGCGGTGATCGAACTGCTGGCCGAAAGCAGCGCCGATGGTATGCCCATTATTTTTGATTATGTAGACGACGCCCAACGGGGGCAGGCGCAAGCCGTCTACCAGCGGGAGGCGCTGCTGAATGAACTCATCAGCCTGCTGGCTTTGACGCGGCGGCGCCACGTCATCCTGGTTGGGCCAGAGGGCGCGGGCAAGCGGACCCTGGTCTACAGTCTGGCGCAGCTGCTGGCCGAAGGCAAAGGCCCGACCGGTTTGCGCTCGGTGGTGGAAATCAACGAACCGGCTTTGTTAGAGAATCCTCTGGCGACGATGCGCGTGGCCCTGCGGCGCAGCAGCGGCGGCATTTTGCTGGTCCCGGAAATCGAACGCTTTTTTGCCGACCGGCTGCGGGCGCGCCTGCCGGAAAACGTGACCCGCGAACTGCACAAGGCGATGTTAGGCGGCGAGCATGTCATCATCGGCACGGCCACGCCGGGGGTGTATGACCGGCTCAACAGCGACCCCATCATCCGCCAAAACACCCAGCGGCTGGACGTGCCTGCCGCCACCAAAGCGGAAGCGACGGCCATGCTGTTGTTCCACCAACAGCGTTTAGAGCAGGAGTATGAGATTGAAGTGACGCGGGAGAGCCTGGAAACGGCCGTTACCCTGGCCGGCCAATACATCAAAACCATCGCCCTGCCGGCCGCCGCCGTGCAGTTGGCCGACCGCGCCTGCGCCCTGGTGCGCATGGTCAAGCAGGAGCACATTGCCAATCTGCCCCAGGTAGAAGCCGACGGCCGTCTCAGTCCTGACGATGTGATGGTCGCCGCCAGCCAGATGACCAAAATCCCCATCGCCAAACTGAGCGCCGATGAGCGCGGCAAATACGCCAACATGGTGGACCATCTGCATCAGCGCATCATCGGCCAGGAGGAGGCGATTTTAGCCATCAGCCGCGCCGTCAAAACGGCCCGCGTGGGACTGCGCGACCCCAAACGGCCGATTGGCTCTTTCCTTTTTCTCGGTCCCAGCGGCGTGGGCAAGACAGAGCTGGCCAAGGCGTTGGCCGAATTTATGTTTGGCACAGAGCAGGCGATGTTGGTGCTGGACATGAGTGAGTACCAGGAAGAAGCCAGCGTCAACCGGCTGATCGGCTCGCCGCCGGGTTATGTGGGCCACGAGGCGGGCGGGCAGTTGACCAATTTTGTGCGGGAACGGCCGTATACCGTCGTCTTGTTCGATGAGGTGGAGAAGGCCCATCAGCGCGTCTTCGATGTGCTGCTGCAAGTGCTGGAAGAGGGCCGCCTGACTGACAGCCAGGGTCGCCTGGCGACTTTTGGCGAGACGGTGGTGATCATGACCAGCAATTTGGGGTCCGGCCACATGCAGGTCCCGGTCATCGGCCAATTGGAGCGTGAACGAGTATTAAACGACGTGAATCGCTTCTTCCGTCCCGAATTTCTCAACCGGCTGGATGAAATTATCTTGTTCCACCAGTTGGACAACGAGCAGTTGGCGCGTATTCTGGACCTGCTGCTGAAAAAAGAGCTGCAACTGGCGGGAAACCAGGGCATTCAACTGACGCTGACCGATGAGGCGAAGGTTTGGCTGCTGGCGCAAAATGATGAGCCGCAGTTTGGCGCACGGCCGTTGCGCCGCATCATCGCCCGACACCTGCGCGAACCATTGGCCGATTTTCTGCTAAGAGAAGGTGGGGAACGGCCGTCTGGCAGCCAGACCACCATCACCATCGCCGTCAACGAATTGGGGCTGGATTTTCAGATCTAA